One segment of Erigeron canadensis isolate Cc75 chromosome 2, C_canadensis_v1, whole genome shotgun sequence DNA contains the following:
- the LOC122587873 gene encoding mitogen-activated protein kinase kinae kinase MCK1-like, producing MEPRRGKNVRGPPAPTRGNFRAPRRVDTAQYQPQQVDPSQYYIPDPPPTTQPQQVDRSQYYIPDPPPTTHPQYHYASQSHTSYFPPPPCAMHPPPPRAMIPPPSTHVQDYEWYQTTEIDLESFGPFDSSTNPPPPTRSCPPTPLPTDDEHDAIPDTQEVQIVEEVAPKRKYTRRADKKKWMQEEEVALAQTWIHISTCRVVGNEQGRDKFWERILEHFSKELDGTTRTKDSLNTKWSNMCTAISTFNGCFIQADGVRNSGCDDINMMTEVLKDYKTRTGKEFTSIAAWKVVKDEAKWKETVQVGQTSSAHSDKRRK from the exons ATGGAACCAAGGAGGGGGAAAAATGTTCGAGGTCCACCGGCACCGACACGAGGCAATTTTCGTGCACCACGAAGAGTAGACACGGCTCAATATCAACCTCAACAAGTCGACCCCTCACAATACTATATTCCCGACCCACCACCGACTACTCAACCTCAACAAGTCGACCGCTCACAATACTATATTCCCGACCCACCACCGACTACTCATCCTCAATATCATTACGCCTCACAATCTCATACGTCGTATTTTCCCCCTCCTCCATGCGCAATGCATCCCCCTCCCCCGCGCGCAATGATTCCTCCTCCAAGTACCCACGTCCAAGATTACGAGTGGTACCAAACGACCGAGATTGATTTGGAGTCGTTCGGTCCATTTGATAGCTCAACGAATCCTCCTCCCCCTACCCGCTCGTGTCCACCGACTCCCCTCCCCACCGATGATGAGCATGACGCCATTCCCGATACACAAGAAGTTCAAATAG tggaAGAAGTTGCACCGAAAAGAAAGTATACAAGACGGGCTGACAAAAAGAAATGGATGCAAGAAGAAGAGGTAGCGTTGGCACAAACGTGGATTCATATTTCTACATGTAGAGTAGTCGGTAATGAACAAGGACGGGATAAGTTTTGGGAGCGAATTTTAGAGCATTTCTCGAAGGAGTTGGATGGTACAACTCGAACAAAGGATAGCCTCAACACCAAGTGGAGCAACATGTGTACGGCAATATCAACGTTCAATGGATGCTTCATCCAAGCg GATGGTGTAAGGAATAGTGGATGTGATGATATAAATATGATGACTGAGGTGTTGAAGGACTACAAAACAAGAACCGGGAAGGAGTTCACGAGTATTGCAGCTTGGAAGGTTGTGAAAGATGAAGCAAAGTGGAAGGAAACAGTTCAAGTTGGGCAAACATCTTCGGCCCATTCGGATAAGCGTAGAAAGTAA